In Bacteroidia bacterium, a genomic segment contains:
- the cyoE gene encoding heme o synthase: protein MLKTTMVVAPRNFTARLVDYGQLFKLRLASLVVLSAALAFLIGSTTIDYTKLWLLVLGGFLVTGSSNGLNQIYERRTDKIMKRTRQRPLPDSRMSLTESLIVTITAGLVGLFILTYFINLYSGILGLIALVSYAFAYTPLKGVTPLSVFVGAFPGAIPTLLGWVAATGEFSYQGWILFSIQFMWQFPHFWAIAWKLYDDYMSAGFQLLPSGGKNAASAFQTTIYTFTLIPIGLLPYYSGMSGIISATVITLAGILFFMQSLYLLKTCSDNAAKNLMFGSFIYLPVVLIAILLDKV from the coding sequence ATGTTGAAGACAACAATGGTTGTTGCACCACGTAACTTTACTGCCAGACTTGTAGATTATGGACAGTTGTTTAAACTACGGTTGGCCTCGTTAGTAGTTCTTTCTGCTGCATTAGCTTTTCTTATAGGCTCAACAACCATAGATTATACAAAGCTATGGCTGCTTGTTTTGGGCGGCTTTTTAGTTACAGGCTCCTCAAACGGCCTGAATCAGATTTACGAAAGACGCACCGATAAAATAATGAAGCGAACAAGACAACGTCCGCTTCCTGACAGCAGAATGTCGCTTACAGAATCGCTGATTGTAACAATAACTGCCGGTTTAGTGGGTTTGTTTATTCTCACCTACTTCATTAACCTGTACAGCGGTATATTGGGGTTGATTGCTTTAGTAAGTTATGCTTTTGCCTATACACCCTTAAAAGGTGTTACCCCATTATCAGTTTTTGTTGGGGCGTTTCCGGGTGCAATTCCTACCCTGCTTGGCTGGGTTGCTGCAACCGGTGAGTTCAGTTATCAGGGTTGGATACTTTTTTCGATTCAATTCATGTGGCAGTTTCCACATTTTTGGGCTATTGCCTGGAAACTCTATGACGACTATATGAGTGCCGGCTTTCAACTGCTTCCTTCAGGTGGCAAAAACGCTGCCTCTGCATTTCAAACAACTATTTATACTTTTACACTCATACCCATAGGTTTGCTGCCCTACTACAGCGGTATGAGTGGTATTATATCTGCAACAGTCATTACTCTTGCAGGCATTCTATTTTTTATGCAAAGCCTTTATTTATTAAAAACATGTTCGGACAATGCGGCAAAAAATCTGATGTTCGGGTCGTTTATATACCTGCCTGTAGTTTTAATTGCAATACTATTGGATAAAGTTTAA